The following coding sequences lie in one Loxodonta africana isolate mLoxAfr1 chromosome X, mLoxAfr1.hap2, whole genome shotgun sequence genomic window:
- the LOC135228955 gene encoding uncharacterized protein CXorf51A-like, translating into MAKTTGKPQASAAVTEQPAPSPKRRKKGKAPAQPRSSGSVQVPKTTAGVKRSPQGSLRKKAPLKASARPRVPKKARGPTLFGHYHKFNKKLNLKEPSEDQESMEKATTSSNDQSSQ; encoded by the exons CGGCCGCAGTTACTGAACAACCAGCCCCAAGCCCTaaaaggaggaagaaggggaAGGCCCCGGCTCAACCCAGGTCCAGCGGCAGTGTTCAG GTGCCGAAGACAACCGCGGGGGTAAAAAGATCCCCTCAGGGGAGTCTGAGAAAAAAAGCCCCACTAAAAGCTTCCGCCCGCCCAAGAGTGCCTAAGAAAGCTAGAGGGCCAACACTCTTCGGCCATTATCACAAGTTTAATAAGAAACTGAATCTAAAGGAGCCATCCGAGGACCAAGAGTCCATGGAGAAGGCCACCACCTCAAGTAATGACCAGAGCTCCCAGTAA